The Apibacter raozihei genome contains a region encoding:
- a CDS encoding polysaccharide biosynthesis/export family protein: MMNSKFYILILLFSIFLTSCIGVKDLKYLQPSDNIQLNQYGLIPVSYENYRVKKDDILTMVLITTDENASKFLTSENTEVFKNATGSSMSRLKSGGLPVDPDGFISIYGLGEFYVYGLTLSEITNLVQTKLNQVLYNEGKAEVRINLGTIKYYMVGEVSSPGEKTEDSNRLDLLQAIAKAGDLTRYADRRHIRIIREYPEGKKNIVLDITRDDIMNSPYYYLQPGDQIIIDPLKEKISGLGGGTTIGDVTQFMSLGMSAITTYLFFKNL, translated from the coding sequence ATGATGAATTCTAAATTTTATATATTAATACTTTTATTTTCAATATTTTTAACTTCATGTATTGGTGTGAAGGATTTAAAATATTTACAACCTAGTGATAACATTCAATTAAACCAATACGGTTTGATTCCTGTTTCCTATGAAAATTATAGAGTTAAAAAAGATGATATTTTAACAATGGTATTAATTACTACCGATGAGAATGCTTCTAAATTTTTGACATCTGAGAACACTGAAGTATTTAAAAACGCTACAGGTTCATCTATGAGTCGATTAAAAAGTGGAGGCTTACCTGTTGATCCTGATGGTTTCATATCAATCTACGGGCTTGGAGAATTTTATGTATACGGTTTGACTTTAAGCGAAATAACTAATTTAGTTCAGACCAAATTAAATCAGGTTTTATATAATGAAGGAAAAGCAGAAGTAAGAATAAATTTAGGAACTATCAAATATTACATGGTTGGAGAAGTTTCTTCTCCTGGGGAAAAAACAGAAGATTCCAATAGACTTGATTTACTCCAAGCTATCGCTAAAGCAGGAGATTTAACGAGATATGCGGATAGGAGGCATATCAGAATTATAAGAGAATATCCGGAAGGGAAAAAAAATATAGTTTTAGATATTACTCGAGATGATATAATGAACTCTCCCTATTACTATTTACAACCTGGAGATCAAATTATAATTGATCCATTGAAAGAAAAAATATCTGGTCTTGGCGGAGGAACAACTATAGGAGACGTAACACAGTTCATGTCGTTAGGAATGTCAGCTATAACTACATATCTATTCTTTAAAAATTTATAA
- a CDS encoding glycosyltransferase family 4 protein yields MENFDIRLIKTVLGVDSFYLKCIVGFVGSFLLTFLTIPKIIRVSYKKNLMALPGDRSSHIKRTPNLGGISIFYSITIMSSICAYELFSAYIFLFSAIIILFFIGLMDDILVVAPDKKFYAQIATALMISIGSNVRIGNFFGILGIELLPYWFSILFTVFVFILLINAYNLIDGIDGLASGVAILVSIAFIWTFWRLGEINYPMIVLCLTIIGSLSAFLIFNFSKKYKIFMGDTGSMIIGFLLSFMGIKFLNLFLLLSSSGIPIYHLQSAPVIVIAILIIPIIDTLCVFSIRIYKRKSPFAADRNHMHHRYLHLNLNHKQVSLIMVLENAFVITVAYLFRHINIHFLLIIIISLGLIFSFLPILILKLNKYKL; encoded by the coding sequence ATGGAAAATTTTGATATTAGATTAATTAAAACAGTTTTAGGTGTTGATAGTTTTTACCTAAAGTGTATAGTAGGTTTTGTAGGCTCGTTTTTATTGACTTTTTTAACAATTCCTAAAATAATACGAGTATCTTATAAAAAAAACTTAATGGCTCTTCCAGGTGATAGAAGTTCTCATATTAAAAGAACACCTAATCTTGGGGGAATTTCAATCTTTTACTCTATAACTATAATGTCTTCAATATGTGCATATGAATTATTTTCAGCATATATATTTTTATTTTCTGCTATAATTATATTGTTTTTTATAGGACTAATGGATGATATTCTGGTAGTAGCTCCTGACAAAAAATTTTATGCACAAATAGCCACTGCTCTCATGATTTCTATTGGTTCTAATGTTAGAATAGGTAATTTTTTTGGAATACTTGGAATTGAACTTTTACCCTATTGGTTTAGTATACTCTTTACAGTTTTTGTATTTATTTTACTAATCAATGCATATAATCTTATTGATGGTATTGACGGCCTTGCATCTGGTGTAGCTATTTTAGTAAGTATTGCTTTTATCTGGACTTTTTGGAGACTTGGAGAAATAAATTATCCTATGATTGTTTTGTGCTTAACAATTATTGGGAGTTTAAGTGCATTTCTTATTTTTAATTTTTCCAAAAAATATAAAATATTTATGGGTGATACAGGTTCTATGATTATAGGTTTCTTGCTTTCATTTATGGGTATAAAATTTTTAAATTTATTTTTATTATTATCTTCGTCAGGAATACCTATATATCATTTACAATCTGCACCTGTGATTGTTATTGCTATATTAATTATACCTATTATAGATACCTTATGCGTTTTTTCAATTAGAATCTATAAAAGAAAATCCCCTTTTGCTGCAGATAGAAATCATATGCACCATAGATATTTACATTTAAACTTGAATCATAAACAAGTATCTCTAATTATGGTTTTAGAAAATGCTTTTGTTATTACTGTCGCTTATTTATTTAGGCATATTAATATACATTTTTTACTTATAATTATAATATCTTTGGGTCTAATTTTTTCTTTTCTGCCTATATTAATTTTAAAACTAAATAAATATAAATTGTGA
- a CDS encoding glycosyltransferase family 2 protein: MNSNPEISIITACYNSDNYIMKTIESVLAQEYTNWEWFIVDDNSSDNSVNLIKSVTDKRIKLLKLDFNHGAAKARNIGLKLAKGRFITFIDSDDIWFPDFLITAKNFLVNNNEELVYSSYKRYDEDLNPLLPDFIAEDNITYKRLLNNCPMPMLTTMYDSQRIGKIFIPEDVPKREDYAMWINVLKKIPSAKAITKPLAIYRIRNDSYSRNKFKITYYQFLVYYKFLKLSLPKSIYYTLKWGLNGLKKYGKF, encoded by the coding sequence ATGAACTCTAATCCTGAAATTTCTATTATTACAGCCTGTTATAACTCGGATAATTATATTATGAAAACGATTGAATCAGTTTTAGCACAAGAATATACTAACTGGGAATGGTTTATTGTTGATGACAATAGTTCTGATAATTCGGTAAACTTGATAAAATCTGTAACTGATAAAAGAATTAAATTATTAAAATTGGATTTTAATCATGGAGCTGCAAAAGCAAGAAATATAGGATTAAAATTAGCGAAAGGACGTTTTATAACCTTTATTGACAGCGATGATATTTGGTTCCCGGATTTCTTAATAACTGCTAAAAATTTTTTAGTAAATAATAATGAAGAATTAGTATATAGTTCTTATAAAAGATATGATGAAGATTTGAATCCTTTATTACCTGATTTTATAGCCGAAGACAACATAACATATAAAAGATTATTAAATAATTGTCCTATGCCTATGCTAACCACAATGTATGATAGTCAAAGAATAGGTAAAATATTTATTCCAGAAGATGTACCTAAAAGAGAAGATTATGCAATGTGGATAAATGTATTAAAAAAAATTCCAAGTGCTAAAGCTATTACCAAGCCTTTAGCAATATATAGAATAAGAAATGATTCTTACTCTAGAAATAAATTTAAAATCACATATTATCAGTTTTTAGTTTATTATAAATTTTTAAAACTATCTTTGCCTAAATCAATTTATTACACATTAAAATGGGGCCTCAACGGTTTAAAAAAATATGGAAAATTTTGA
- a CDS encoding EpsG family protein has protein sequence MLHPIYYIILFVFVFLTYIEQSNQKGNLKGIYIFSVIILILMSGLRVAQGADYWPYLELYKGSNKYIKWDEVFKADIEPSYIIVSKILGKLHLPFFALLTVFATFSISLKSYIFYKYSPLPMLSLAFYFMPVYFFEDCGHVRQSAAIACCIYSYKFIADKKLLKFLFCILIGYYSHKTAVVFLPAYWIANANISTRQCYLILISSLILWPLEPYNWFGNLFESLTIDTVSGAFNSYKNLDELGLSINDIVKIIFIGIILFNDKYILENTKDTNYLKVRNLVIFYYFIFYSFRGNAIFSVRLPGVYGDFAILLIPMIIKYSKLTYRRLLYSYIIIYIFLISWRFWGNAQALGFNNFSNIFNTNYNLFYNTPNEFID, from the coding sequence ATGTTACACCCTATATATTATATAATCTTATTTGTTTTTGTTTTTTTAACCTATATAGAACAATCTAATCAAAAAGGTAATCTAAAGGGTATTTACATATTCTCTGTAATTATATTAATTTTAATGTCTGGTTTAAGAGTAGCTCAAGGTGCTGATTATTGGCCTTATCTTGAATTATATAAGGGTTCTAACAAATACATCAAATGGGATGAAGTTTTTAAAGCTGATATTGAACCTAGTTATATAATTGTATCAAAAATTTTAGGTAAACTTCATTTACCTTTTTTTGCATTATTAACCGTATTTGCGACTTTTTCTATTTCATTAAAAAGTTATATTTTTTACAAATATTCTCCGCTACCTATGTTGTCTTTAGCCTTTTATTTTATGCCAGTTTATTTTTTTGAGGACTGTGGACACGTTAGGCAATCGGCTGCTATCGCTTGTTGCATATATTCATATAAATTTATTGCAGACAAAAAATTATTAAAATTTTTATTTTGTATTTTAATAGGTTATTACAGTCACAAAACTGCAGTTGTATTTCTTCCAGCTTATTGGATAGCTAACGCAAATATATCTACAAGACAATGTTATTTAATATTAATTTCATCTCTTATTTTATGGCCTTTAGAACCATATAACTGGTTTGGAAACTTGTTCGAAAGCTTAACAATAGATACCGTTTCAGGAGCTTTTAATTCTTATAAAAACCTTGATGAACTTGGTTTGTCCATCAATGATATAGTAAAAATTATTTTTATAGGAATTATACTATTTAACGATAAATACATTTTAGAAAATACGAAAGATACTAATTATTTAAAAGTAAGAAATTTAGTTATATTTTATTATTTTATTTTTTATTCATTTAGAGGTAATGCAATTTTTTCAGTTAGACTTCCGGGTGTTTATGGAGACTTTGCAATTTTGTTAATACCTATGATAATAAAGTATTCTAAATTAACCTATAGACGATTACTATATAGTTATATAATCATATATATCTTTTTAATTAGCTGGCGCTTTTGGGGAAATGCTCAAGCTTTAGGATTTAACAATTTCTCTAACATTTTTAACACGAATTACAACTTATTTTATAACACACCCAATGAATTTATCGATTAG
- a CDS encoding glycosyltransferase, giving the protein MAYKVSIIVPVYNVEKYLSKCIDSLINQTLQEIEIVLINDGSTDGSQIIIDSYTQKNTNIVSICKTNGGLSEARNLGIKKATGEYIAFVDSDDWVEQEMMSELYFLGKKHNADIVFCNLQNVDEKGGIFKLLPQLPQLSEKIILEEDFTVFGEMSCFACNKIFKRELFNYIEFPSGLHFEDIATIPRLFLKSKVIAKSNKYLYNYFVRKGSITRNYTSKGLDMFKAIGLVKEDFSISIYKNNTEDWKKFVILQGFYSFLAYYAYIKDRLIKKIMISYLKNLLKEENLSKSEILYLKRYNKLYLFSLSYLKIIFYTLNIIRL; this is encoded by the coding sequence ATGGCTTATAAAGTATCTATAATTGTCCCCGTATATAACGTAGAAAAATATCTTTCTAAATGCATTGATTCTTTAATAAATCAAACATTGCAGGAAATAGAAATTGTCCTGATTAATGATGGTTCTACAGACGGTTCCCAGATTATCATTGATAGTTACACACAAAAAAACACAAATATTGTCAGCATTTGTAAAACTAACGGAGGTTTGAGTGAAGCCAGAAATTTGGGTATAAAAAAAGCTACTGGTGAATACATAGCTTTTGTAGATAGTGACGATTGGGTTGAACAAGAAATGATGTCAGAATTATACTTTCTTGGTAAAAAACATAATGCTGATATTGTTTTTTGTAATCTTCAAAATGTTGATGAAAAGGGGGGAATTTTCAAATTGCTACCTCAATTACCACAACTTTCGGAAAAAATAATTTTAGAAGAAGATTTTACTGTATTTGGTGAGATGTCCTGTTTTGCATGTAACAAAATTTTTAAACGTGAACTGTTTAATTATATCGAATTCCCATCTGGCTTACATTTTGAAGATATTGCCACTATACCTCGTTTATTTTTGAAATCTAAGGTTATTGCTAAAAGTAATAAGTATTTATATAATTATTTTGTTCGTAAGGGATCTATAACCAGAAATTACACTTCTAAAGGTTTAGACATGTTTAAGGCTATAGGACTTGTGAAAGAAGATTTTTCAATCAGTATTTACAAAAACAACACAGAAGATTGGAAAAAATTTGTAATTTTACAGGGATTTTATAGTTTTTTAGCTTATTATGCTTATATAAAAGACCGTTTGATAAAAAAAATTATGATTAGTTACCTTAAAAATTTATTAAAAGAAGAAAATTTAAGTAAATCAGAAATTTTATATTTAAAAAGATATAATAAATTATATTTATTCTCATTAAGCTACTTAAAAATCATTTTTTACACTTTAAATATTATCAGACTATAA
- a CDS encoding 3-phosphoshikimate 1-carboxyvinyltransferase gives MTNISIKLSGSKSITNRLLILNALYNGSISLKNLSHSQDSDLLQKALSSKEELIDIHHAGTAMRFLTAFYSIQPNKKIILTGSQRMKERPIEILVNALVDLGADISYLENTGYPPIEINGKNINTNSVNLSAGISSQYITALCLIGTQIENGLKISLKGKITSLPYINMTLSILNSLGIDASFSNNTINIPFKKDINKQSYIIESDWSSASYHYSLCALGKNKKITLSYLFEDSLQADKRIVSIYKDFFGVHTEFNAGEITLSKIEQFDYPEFIELDMNDCPDIAQTVSVTAFGLKIPIKITGLETLKIKETDRLFALKKEIEKCGGKVEITDSTFELKKFDQFIEKQKILTYNDHRMAMCFTPLKLLFPITIDNPSVVEKSYVEFWDDMKCYGIT, from the coding sequence ATGACTAATATTTCCATCAAACTATCAGGTTCCAAAAGTATAACGAATCGTCTTTTAATTCTAAATGCATTATATAATGGCTCCATTTCATTAAAAAATTTGTCTCATAGTCAAGATTCAGATTTACTTCAAAAAGCTCTTTCTTCAAAAGAGGAATTAATAGACATTCATCATGCAGGTACAGCCATGCGTTTTTTAACTGCTTTTTATTCTATACAACCGAATAAAAAAATTATTTTAACAGGATCTCAACGTATGAAAGAGCGCCCAATTGAAATATTAGTAAATGCTTTAGTAGATTTGGGAGCAGATATATCTTATCTTGAAAATACCGGATATCCGCCTATTGAAATAAACGGTAAAAATATAAATACTAATTCAGTGAATTTATCAGCAGGAATTAGTAGCCAATATATTACTGCACTTTGTCTTATAGGTACTCAGATTGAAAATGGGCTTAAAATAAGTTTGAAAGGAAAAATTACTTCATTACCCTATATCAATATGACCTTGTCTATTTTAAATTCTTTAGGTATTGATGCTTCATTTTCAAATAATACTATTAATATTCCTTTTAAAAAAGATATTAACAAACAAAGTTATATTATTGAAAGCGATTGGTCATCAGCATCTTATCATTATTCATTATGTGCTTTAGGAAAAAATAAAAAAATAACTCTTTCTTATTTATTTGAGGACTCTTTACAAGCTGATAAACGAATTGTCTCAATTTATAAAGATTTTTTTGGTGTACATACTGAATTTAATGCTGGAGAAATTACTTTATCAAAAATAGAGCAATTTGACTATCCTGAATTTATTGAACTTGATATGAATGATTGTCCGGATATTGCCCAGACTGTTTCTGTCACAGCTTTTGGTTTAAAAATACCCATTAAAATAACAGGTTTGGAAACATTAAAAATTAAGGAAACTGACCGTTTATTTGCTCTAAAGAAAGAAATTGAAAAATGTGGTGGCAAAGTTGAAATTACAGATTCTACATTTGAATTAAAAAAATTCGACCAATTTATCGAAAAACAAAAAATATTAACTTATAATGATCATCGCATGGCGATGTGTTTTACTCCCTTAAAATTACTTTTCCCTATAACAATAGATAACCCATCTGTAGTTGAAAAATCATATGTTGAATTTTGGGATGATATGAAATGCTATGGTATTACATGA
- a CDS encoding nucleotide pyrophosphohydrolase, with product MSLKLIQEQVDQWIQDYGVRYFNELTNMAQLTEEVGEVARIISRRYGEQSEKESDKNKDLGAELADVIFVVTCLANQTGINLEEAFQNQMNKKTKRDKDRHKNNEKLV from the coding sequence ATGAGTTTAAAACTGATTCAGGAACAGGTTGATCAATGGATACAGGATTATGGTGTTAGATATTTTAATGAACTCACTAACATGGCCCAGCTAACAGAAGAGGTTGGAGAGGTTGCACGAATTATTAGCAGAAGATATGGTGAGCAATCCGAAAAAGAATCCGATAAAAATAAAGATTTAGGAGCAGAATTAGCTGATGTTATTTTTGTAGTTACCTGCCTGGCAAATCAAACCGGAATTAATCTTGAAGAAGCTTTTCAAAATCAAATGAATAAGAAAACAAAAAGAGATAAAGACAGACACAAAAATAATGAAAAACTAGTATGA
- the rocD gene encoding ornithine--oxo-acid transaminase — protein MESKLSSLHLMELENQYGAHNYHPLPVVLEKGEGVYVWDVEGKKYYDFLSAYSAVNQGHCHPKIINTLIEQAKKLTLTSRAFYNSELGKYEEFITKYFGFEKVLPMNTGAEAVETALKLCRKWGYEKKGIKEDLAHIVVCKNNFHGRTTTIVSFSVDADAYTHYGPFTPGFIKIPYNDVHALQSVLEQNSNIAGFLVEPIQGEAGAYVPDDGYLKACYDLCKEKNVLFIADEVQTGIARTGKLLACNYDEVQPDILILGKALSGGAYPVSAVLSNSEIMDVIKPGQHGSTFGGNPLAAAIAIAALKVIEEENLASNAYELGKIFRDELTKFCKDSKIAEFVRGKGLLNALVINNSTYKNLAWEICLKLKENGLLAKPTHTNIIRFAPPLVINENQLQECLEIIKTTIRKFETI, from the coding sequence ATGGAATCAAAATTATCCTCACTACATTTAATGGAGTTAGAAAATCAGTATGGTGCCCATAATTACCACCCTCTTCCTGTCGTTTTAGAGAAAGGTGAAGGAGTGTATGTATGGGATGTGGAGGGGAAAAAATATTACGATTTCCTTTCAGCTTATTCCGCTGTTAATCAAGGTCATTGTCATCCTAAAATTATCAATACATTAATTGAGCAGGCTAAAAAACTTACGCTAACTTCTCGTGCTTTTTATAACAGTGAATTGGGGAAATATGAAGAATTTATAACAAAATATTTTGGCTTTGAAAAAGTTCTTCCTATGAACACGGGTGCAGAAGCGGTAGAGACAGCACTCAAACTGTGTAGAAAATGGGGATATGAAAAGAAAGGTATTAAAGAAGATCTGGCTCATATTGTTGTATGTAAAAACAATTTTCATGGAAGAACTACTACTATTGTATCCTTTTCTGTTGATGCCGATGCTTATACTCATTACGGGCCCTTTACTCCTGGCTTCATAAAAATTCCATACAATGATGTACATGCATTACAATCTGTACTGGAACAAAATTCTAATATTGCCGGCTTTTTAGTTGAGCCCATACAGGGTGAAGCTGGTGCTTATGTTCCCGATGATGGATATTTAAAAGCCTGTTATGATTTATGTAAAGAAAAAAACGTACTCTTTATTGCGGATGAAGTTCAAACGGGCATTGCCAGAACCGGAAAATTACTAGCCTGTAATTATGATGAAGTTCAGCCAGATATTTTAATTTTAGGTAAAGCTTTGTCCGGAGGTGCATATCCGGTTTCTGCCGTACTTTCAAATTCTGAAATTATGGATGTAATAAAACCGGGACAACATGGTTCTACGTTTGGTGGTAATCCACTAGCTGCTGCTATAGCAATTGCTGCATTAAAAGTTATTGAAGAAGAAAATCTGGCATCTAATGCATACGAATTGGGTAAGATTTTTAGAGATGAATTAACAAAATTCTGTAAAGATTCTAAAATTGCAGAATTTGTAAGAGGCAAAGGGCTATTGAATGCATTAGTAATTAATAATTCTACCTATAAAAATTTAGCTTGGGAAATTTGCCTTAAATTAAAAGAAAATGGATTACTTGCCAAACCTACTCATACTAATATAATACGCTTTGCTCCTCCTCTAGTTATTAACGAAAATCAATTACAGGAGTGTCTTGAAATAATAAAAACTACCATAAGAAAATTCGAAACTATATAA